From one Cupriavidus oxalaticus genomic stretch:
- a CDS encoding dihydrofolate reductase family protein, whose protein sequence is MITGHVFIATSLDGFIARPDGDIGWLLERDDPAEDHGYPAFIADKDAIVMGRGCYEKVLTMGEWAYDKPVLVLSRKLAGTPVPEELQGKVRFSDCTPTDAMSQLEATGMRRVYVDGGQLVQSFLRDGLIADLVVTTVPVLIGTGRPLFGDLLRDVSLALESSRYFPSGLVQSTYRVLR, encoded by the coding sequence ATGATTACAGGACACGTCTTTATTGCCACCAGCCTCGACGGCTTTATCGCCCGGCCCGACGGCGACATCGGCTGGCTTCTGGAGCGGGATGACCCCGCCGAAGACCACGGCTATCCGGCCTTCATCGCCGACAAGGACGCGATCGTCATGGGCCGGGGCTGCTATGAAAAGGTCCTCACCATGGGCGAATGGGCTTACGACAAGCCCGTGCTTGTGCTGTCCCGAAAACTGGCAGGCACGCCGGTGCCAGAAGAGCTTCAGGGAAAGGTGCGTTTCTCGGATTGCACGCCTACGGACGCGATGTCGCAACTGGAGGCGACGGGAATGCGTCGCGTGTACGTCGATGGCGGTCAGTTGGTCCAGTCATTCCTGCGCGACGGATTGATCGCCGACCTAGTCGTCACAACCGTGCCGGTCTTGATCGGGACCGGCAGACCCTTGTTCGGCGACTTGCTGCGCGACGTGAGTCTGGCGCTCGAATCGAGCCGGTACTTTCCATCAGGCCTGGTGCAGTCGACCTATCGTGTGCTGCGCTGA
- a CDS encoding TolC family protein has translation MAQNRRAAELARTQYRFGYVGLLDVLVAERDLLDAESRQAASDASLRTNLVRIFAAAGGGWQVEVDAH, from the coding sequence GTGGCCCAGAACCGGCGCGCGGCCGAACTGGCGCGAACGCAGTACCGTTTCGGCTATGTGGGCTTGCTGGACGTGCTTGTGGCCGAACGTGATCTTCTCGATGCGGAGTCGCGACAAGCCGCATCGGATGCGAGCCTGCGGACGAACCTCGTGCGAATCTTCGCTGCTGCGGGTGGGGGTTGGCAGGTTGAAGTAGACGCCCACTAG
- a CDS encoding efflux RND transporter permease subunit — MKPRAAQCPRSCRAIYPPRRATPPRSERLPSKTPTEYIALARTADWRALVPGIGQIKLYGSGNYAMRIWLNPQKIAERNMNPDEVVGAIRKQNIQVAAGVVGGPPYKDNVEIQLPVNVQGRLADVDQFENIIVKREGGVVTYLRDVARVEMGASEYALRALLDNQQALALVIFQTPGANAIDISNNVRAKMAELNKHFPDGLEYRIAYDPTTFVRDSIKAVIHTLLEAIVLVVLVVIVFLQTWRAAIIPLLAVPVSVVGTFAVMLGFGFSINALSLFGLVLAIGIVVDDAIVVVENVERNIATGLRPREATIKAMKEVTGPIIAIALVLCAVFVPIAFISGLTGQFYRQFALTIAISTVISAFNSLTLSPALSALLLRSHDAPKDRLTQLMDRWLGGFFSRFNRLFSRGGEYYGGGVKRALQHKRGSMVLYAALLAATVLGFVRVPAGFVPIQDKGYLVNLVRLPEGATLDRTESVVRQMVDVALEAPGVRTAVQLPGLSINGFINSPSSAVVFVGEQSFEELHKQGTTGPAMAASLQKQFASIRDAFIAVFPPPPVQGLGNTGGFKLQIEDRGDAGYLALSKVVNNVLEKARKAPELAGVYTNYNVSTPQLYADVDRTRAAQLGVDVDDVFKTMQIYLGSLYVNDFHKFGRTYQVIAQGDKDFRSKRDDILGLKVRNVEGRMVPLGAVVTLSDTSGPDSASRYNAYRSADINGRAAPGYSTGQAQAAITRILNDTLPGDMAFEWTELAYQQILAGNTALIVFPICILLVFLVLTAQYESPFVPLAIILIVPMCLFSAIAGVWLTGGENNLFTQIGFFVIGLACKNAILICEFARELEMQGKGTLAAAIEAAHLRLRPILMTSIAFIMGVLPLVLSHGAGAEMRHAMGVAVFFGMIGVTFFGLFLTPVFYVLSRNLEKRITRKEKVQQHVEA, encoded by the coding sequence ATGAAACCGCGCGCGGCGCAATGTCCCCGCTCCTGTCGAGCAATATACCCGCCGCGCCGCGCTACACCGCCGCGCAGTGAACGTCTGCCTTCGAAAACGCCAACCGAGTACATAGCCCTTGCGCGCACCGCAGACTGGCGCGCTCTTGTTCCCGGCATTGGCCAGATCAAGCTTTACGGTTCAGGCAACTATGCGATGCGCATCTGGCTCAACCCGCAGAAGATCGCCGAGCGCAACATGAACCCCGACGAGGTAGTGGGCGCGATCCGCAAGCAGAACATCCAGGTGGCGGCAGGCGTAGTGGGCGGGCCGCCGTACAAGGACAACGTCGAGATCCAGTTGCCCGTGAACGTGCAGGGCCGCCTGGCCGACGTGGACCAGTTCGAGAACATCATCGTCAAGCGCGAGGGGGGTGTGGTCACCTACCTCAGGGACGTAGCGCGCGTGGAGATGGGCGCGAGCGAGTACGCCCTGCGCGCGCTCCTCGACAACCAGCAGGCGCTGGCGTTGGTGATCTTCCAGACCCCGGGCGCGAACGCTATCGACATCTCGAACAACGTCCGCGCCAAGATGGCCGAACTGAACAAGCACTTCCCCGATGGCCTGGAGTACCGTATTGCTTATGACCCGACGACGTTCGTGCGCGATTCGATCAAGGCGGTCATCCATACGCTGCTCGAAGCCATCGTGCTGGTGGTACTGGTGGTGATTGTCTTCCTGCAGACCTGGCGCGCGGCCATCATTCCGCTGCTCGCTGTGCCCGTGTCTGTGGTCGGTACATTCGCGGTGATGCTCGGCTTTGGCTTCTCGATCAATGCGTTGTCACTGTTCGGGCTGGTGCTGGCGATTGGCATCGTCGTGGATGACGCGATTGTAGTGGTCGAGAACGTCGAGCGGAACATTGCCACCGGCCTGCGGCCACGCGAGGCTACCATCAAGGCGATGAAAGAGGTGACGGGGCCGATCATCGCCATCGCGCTGGTGCTTTGCGCAGTCTTCGTGCCCATTGCGTTTATCAGCGGCCTCACCGGGCAGTTCTATCGCCAGTTCGCGCTGACCATCGCAATCTCGACCGTGATCTCGGCCTTCAATTCACTGACGCTATCGCCGGCGCTGTCCGCCTTGTTGCTGCGTTCGCACGACGCGCCCAAGGACAGGCTGACGCAGCTGATGGACCGCTGGCTCGGTGGCTTCTTCAGCCGCTTCAACCGCCTATTCAGCAGAGGTGGGGAGTACTACGGCGGCGGCGTGAAGCGGGCGTTGCAGCACAAGCGGGGGTCCATGGTGCTCTACGCGGCGCTGCTGGCGGCCACGGTGCTAGGCTTCGTCAGGGTGCCGGCCGGCTTCGTGCCGATCCAGGACAAAGGCTACTTGGTCAACCTGGTTCGCTTGCCGGAAGGGGCGACGCTAGATCGCACGGAGTCCGTGGTACGCCAGATGGTCGATGTGGCCTTGGAAGCGCCGGGCGTACGCACCGCCGTGCAGTTGCCGGGACTCTCAATTAACGGGTTCATCAACAGCCCTTCCTCGGCCGTGGTGTTCGTCGGCGAACAGTCGTTCGAGGAACTGCACAAGCAGGGGACGACGGGGCCGGCGATGGCGGCCAGCCTGCAGAAGCAGTTTGCGTCGATCCGCGATGCCTTCATTGCCGTGTTCCCACCCCCGCCCGTGCAAGGGCTCGGCAACACCGGGGGCTTCAAGCTGCAGATCGAGGACCGTGGCGACGCCGGCTACCTGGCGCTAAGCAAGGTGGTGAACAACGTACTGGAGAAGGCGCGCAAGGCGCCCGAGCTGGCGGGTGTGTACACCAACTACAACGTCTCCACGCCGCAGCTCTATGCAGACGTGGACCGTACCCGCGCAGCACAGCTCGGTGTGGACGTCGATGATGTGTTCAAGACCATGCAGATCTACCTTGGCTCCCTTTACGTGAACGACTTCCACAAGTTCGGCCGCACGTACCAGGTGATCGCGCAGGGCGATAAGGACTTCCGCTCGAAGCGGGATGACATCCTCGGACTGAAGGTGCGCAACGTCGAAGGCAGGATGGTGCCGCTGGGAGCCGTGGTGACGCTCAGCGACACCAGCGGCCCCGACAGCGCATCGCGCTACAACGCGTACCGCTCCGCTGACATCAATGGGCGCGCGGCACCGGGTTACTCGACCGGACAGGCACAGGCGGCGATCACGCGCATCCTGAACGACACGCTGCCGGGCGACATGGCCTTTGAATGGACCGAGCTGGCCTACCAGCAGATCCTGGCCGGCAACACCGCGCTGATCGTCTTCCCGATCTGCATTCTGCTAGTGTTCCTTGTGCTGACCGCGCAGTACGAAAGCCCGTTCGTGCCGCTGGCCATCATTCTGATCGTGCCGATGTGCCTGTTCTCGGCCATCGCGGGGGTCTGGCTGACCGGCGGGGAGAACAACCTCTTCACGCAGATAGGGTTCTTCGTGATAGGACTGGCCTGCAAGAACGCGATCCTGATATGCGAGTTTGCCCGGGAACTGGAGATGCAGGGCAAGGGCACGCTGGCGGCGGCCATCGAGGCTGCGCACCTGCGCCTGCGACCGATCCTGATGACGTCTATCGCCTTCATCATGGGGGTGCTACCACTGGTACTGTCGCACGGTGCCGGCGCCGAGATGCGCCACGCGATGGGCGTGGCCGTGTTCTTCGGCATGATCGGCGTCACGTTCTTCGGCCTGTTTCTGACGCCGGTCTTCTATGTCCTGAGCCGGAACCTGGAAAAGCGCATCACGAGGAAGGAAAAGGTGCAGCAGCATGTTGAAGCTTGA
- a CDS encoding SDR family NAD(P)-dependent oxidoreductase, translating to MTQTHHGTALITGASSGIGAVYADRLARRGYDLILVARNRERLATLANRITTETHRNVEIVDADLSDKDGLAAVETKLRQDATIALLVNNAGVGTHTPLLDSDVDAMSRMIDLNVSALTRLTYAAVPGFASRGKGAVINISSIVAIAPEILNGVYGGSKAFVLAFSQSLHHELADKGIQVQAVLPGATATEFWQTGGLPLESLDKAIVMSADDMVDAALTGFDRRELVTIPSLHAVEKWEAYETARGAMSPLLSSNIPAAPRYTAAQ from the coding sequence ATGACGCAAACACATCACGGCACAGCGCTTATCACCGGCGCATCCTCAGGTATCGGTGCGGTGTACGCGGACCGCCTCGCCCGCCGCGGATATGACCTTATCCTCGTCGCACGCAATCGCGAGCGTCTCGCTACCCTCGCCAATCGCATCACGACCGAAACGCACCGGAACGTCGAGATCGTGGACGCTGATCTCAGCGACAAGGATGGGCTGGCTGCCGTCGAAACAAAGCTCAGACAGGACGCCACCATCGCGCTGTTGGTCAACAACGCGGGTGTCGGCACGCACACGCCTCTCCTCGACAGCGACGTCGACGCAATGTCGCGGATGATCGACCTGAACGTCTCCGCGTTGACGCGCCTGACGTACGCCGCCGTGCCCGGCTTTGCCTCACGTGGCAAAGGCGCCGTCATCAATATCTCTTCGATCGTCGCCATAGCGCCGGAGATCCTCAATGGCGTGTACGGCGGCAGCAAGGCTTTCGTGCTTGCTTTCAGCCAGTCTCTCCATCATGAGCTGGCCGACAAAGGCATACAGGTCCAGGCAGTCTTGCCCGGCGCCACGGCCACCGAGTTTTGGCAGACGGGCGGTCTTCCTCTGGAGAGTCTCGACAAGGCGATCGTCATGTCCGCCGATGACATGGTCGACGCTGCCCTGACAGGCTTCGACCGCCGCGAACTCGTCACCATCCCGTCACTGCATGCTGTGGAGAAGTGGGAGGCTTATGAAACCGCGCGCGGCGCAATGTCCCCGCTCCTGTCGAGCAATATACCCGCCGCGCCGCGCTACACCGCCGCGCAGTGA
- a CDS encoding amidase, with protein MKLAEYTALDGMGLHHLIATREVTAMEVAQAALAAIEAVNPQVNAVLDYWPEEAEIQSAGVASADPGPLGGVPFLLKDLGVTMQGRRSEMCSRLALGTVAKEDSYVMTSFRQAGLITLGRTTMPELAVSTTTEPVLYGPTRNPWSLQHGAGGSSGGAGAAVAAGIVPIAHATDGAGSIRVPASVNGLFGLKPTRGRVSSGPFVDEVWNGLGVHFAVSRTVRDSAALLDGIHGGGVGEPYYIASPQASYLSEIRQQPGNLKIGFMMNPFSAARTDTAVADALSKVARTLEFLGHHVHEVTPELGVSWDTFVQCNAQIWAANAALRINGIAAATGRTVDEKHLEPATLALYRYGIEIGAVELLSALQVRNTVTRALGRFFGDYDILLTPTLPGLPPRIGEYNRVETSVDGLGWIAHVFRQSPFTALSNVSGTPAMSVPLSVDSQTGLPIGSHFMSGFGREDTLFRLAAQLEAASPWCERRPSVWAGSIANETSKQ; from the coding sequence ATGAAGCTCGCCGAATATACCGCCCTTGACGGCATGGGGCTGCATCACCTCATCGCCACGCGAGAGGTGACCGCAATGGAAGTAGCGCAAGCCGCATTGGCTGCCATCGAGGCCGTCAATCCCCAGGTAAATGCTGTGCTCGATTACTGGCCCGAAGAGGCGGAGATACAGTCAGCTGGCGTTGCGAGTGCTGATCCAGGACCGCTCGGCGGCGTGCCGTTTCTCCTCAAGGATCTCGGCGTCACCATGCAGGGACGCAGGAGCGAAATGTGCAGTCGTCTTGCACTGGGAACGGTTGCAAAGGAAGACTCGTACGTGATGACGAGCTTCCGTCAGGCAGGCCTGATCACGCTCGGGCGAACAACAATGCCGGAACTGGCAGTTAGCACGACGACGGAGCCCGTGCTGTACGGCCCGACGAGGAATCCCTGGAGTCTGCAACATGGCGCGGGCGGATCGAGCGGAGGTGCAGGAGCGGCGGTGGCCGCCGGTATCGTTCCCATCGCGCATGCGACGGACGGAGCCGGATCAATACGGGTGCCGGCCTCCGTCAACGGGCTATTCGGTCTGAAGCCAACCAGGGGACGCGTGTCCAGCGGCCCGTTCGTGGACGAAGTCTGGAATGGTCTGGGCGTGCATTTTGCCGTGAGCCGAACCGTCCGCGACAGTGCGGCGCTGCTTGATGGCATCCATGGCGGCGGCGTGGGCGAGCCTTACTACATTGCCTCACCCCAAGCCAGCTATCTGTCGGAGATCCGGCAGCAGCCGGGAAACCTGAAAATAGGGTTCATGATGAATCCATTCAGTGCCGCGCGTACCGACACGGCGGTTGCTGACGCCTTGAGCAAGGTGGCCAGGACACTTGAGTTCCTGGGTCATCATGTCCATGAGGTAACGCCAGAGTTGGGTGTGAGTTGGGACACCTTTGTGCAATGCAATGCGCAAATCTGGGCTGCCAACGCGGCGCTCCGGATCAACGGCATTGCCGCAGCCACCGGACGAACGGTGGATGAAAAACACCTTGAACCCGCAACGCTCGCGCTCTATCGATACGGCATTGAGATTGGCGCCGTAGAACTCCTGTCAGCATTGCAGGTGAGAAATACGGTCACGCGAGCGCTGGGTCGGTTCTTCGGCGACTACGACATTCTGCTGACACCAACGCTACCCGGACTTCCGCCTCGGATTGGTGAATACAATCGGGTAGAAACATCCGTCGATGGGCTTGGCTGGATCGCGCACGTTTTTAGACAGTCACCGTTTACCGCGCTATCGAACGTGAGCGGAACGCCAGCAATGTCAGTGCCGCTTTCCGTCGACTCGCAAACAGGTCTGCCAATCGGGTCGCATTTCATGTCTGGCTTCGGGCGGGAGGACACGCTGTTCCGTCTGGCCGCACAGTTGGAAGCGGCAAGCCCCTGGTGCGAACGGCGACCATCGGTATGGGCAGGGTCAATCGCCAACGAGACGTCGAAACAGTAG
- a CDS encoding MFS transporter: MSRKDQISGSGAHRASLYRKVDIRLLPLLFIGFMLAYLDRVNVGFAKLQMQSDLGFSDAAYGIGAGIFFVGYVLFEVPSNLLLPRVGARLTFSRIMVLWGITSMCMVFVNSVPVFYALRFLLGVFEAGFAPGVLFYLSRWYGPSRIAGAISMVWLAGPFSGIVGGPLSAWIMTAFAGTASLAGWQWMFLIEGAPTLLLGVAAYFLLVDGPSNAKWLNDTEKRALAAETNTAADRRHESFLMVLRDPKVYVLAIAYLCIIAPIYALSFWLPTIIKSAGVTSTQTLGWYAAIPYVAAAFAIFFGGRSSDRRQERRIHIAVPAALSSLCFVGWYLADGNLAVTLVCVTVATGLMWMANIVFWAVPPAYIKGNARAGAIALINTIGLSGGFFGPSIIGWSKSVTGSIYPGFLLMAAMLLVCAFIILFLRLKPGADTALRHESPMPTSAGQAK; this comes from the coding sequence GTGTCTCGGAAGGACCAAATTTCAGGGAGCGGAGCGCACCGCGCCTCCCTCTATCGAAAAGTAGATATACGCCTGCTGCCACTGCTGTTCATTGGCTTTATGCTCGCTTATCTGGACAGAGTCAACGTCGGCTTTGCGAAGCTTCAGATGCAGAGCGACCTCGGCTTCTCCGACGCCGCCTACGGCATCGGGGCAGGAATATTCTTCGTCGGCTACGTCTTGTTCGAGGTGCCAAGCAATCTCTTGCTGCCCAGGGTTGGCGCCCGGCTTACCTTTAGCCGCATTATGGTGCTCTGGGGTATCACCTCGATGTGCATGGTGTTCGTCAACAGCGTCCCGGTGTTCTACGCGCTGCGCTTTCTGCTGGGCGTCTTCGAAGCCGGCTTCGCACCGGGCGTCCTGTTCTACCTGTCGCGCTGGTATGGTCCGAGCCGCATCGCGGGCGCCATTTCGATGGTTTGGCTTGCGGGTCCTTTCAGCGGAATTGTTGGGGGGCCGCTGTCGGCGTGGATCATGACGGCTTTCGCCGGTACGGCCAGCCTCGCCGGCTGGCAATGGATGTTTCTCATTGAAGGCGCCCCCACCCTCTTGCTTGGCGTCGCGGCCTACTTCCTGCTCGTCGATGGCCCATCCAACGCGAAATGGCTCAACGACACGGAGAAACGCGCGCTGGCCGCGGAAACGAACACGGCTGCAGACCGGCGGCACGAATCGTTTCTCATGGTACTGCGTGATCCCAAGGTGTATGTCCTGGCGATAGCCTATCTGTGCATCATCGCGCCAATCTACGCCTTGAGCTTCTGGCTGCCGACGATCATCAAATCCGCCGGTGTCACCAGCACGCAGACCCTCGGTTGGTATGCGGCGATTCCTTATGTGGCGGCGGCGTTTGCCATCTTCTTCGGCGGCCGCAGTTCCGACAGGCGCCAGGAGCGTCGAATTCACATCGCCGTGCCGGCTGCCTTAAGCAGTCTTTGCTTCGTTGGCTGGTACCTCGCCGACGGCAATCTCGCAGTGACGCTGGTATGCGTTACCGTCGCTACTGGCCTGATGTGGATGGCCAACATCGTCTTCTGGGCCGTTCCGCCCGCCTACATCAAGGGCAACGCCCGAGCGGGAGCCATTGCCCTGATCAATACGATTGGCCTGTCTGGCGGCTTCTTTGGCCCAAGCATCATCGGTTGGTCGAAATCCGTGACTGGCAGCATCTACCCTGGGTTCCTGCTGATGGCAGCGATGTTGCTGGTGTGTGCATTCATCATCCTGTTCCTGCGCCTGAAGCCCGGGGCCGATACAGCGCTTCGCCACGAGTCGCCCATGCCGACCAGTGCGGGTCAAGCGAAGTAA
- a CDS encoding M20 family metallo-hydrolase yields MNAPNSSSSLTSVGPRIKSQRLWEHVSAMARIGATAKGGVNRQALTSEDTQGKKLLLQWASRRGYQTSIDPIGNLFIRRPGRDPGLSPVWTGSHLDSQPTGGRFDGVYGVLAGFEVLETLDDHGMETERPIELVVWMNEEGSRFPPPTMGSAVAAGALPLADALAIKDINGIDVESALQVQVAELSVLEKRPLGMSAFAYIEAHIEQGPVLENQACNVGIVTGIQGLHAYEIQLLGAEAHAGTTPLRHRKDALVAATKLIGCIRAAIDDPEDILRFTVGRMEVYPGSPNTVPGRVTFNIDLRHPDPDSLLRAGETILQLCVGEIEGCPVSAKVLLKSTPTTFDERVVATVRKAAGGRAMKFQNIVSGATHDAKYTAQHIPTGMIFVPCENGISHNEAENAREVDVAAGAQVLCDAMLAIMSEPL; encoded by the coding sequence ATGAACGCCCCCAATTCCTCGTCCTCTCTTACCTCCGTCGGTCCCCGCATCAAGAGCCAGCGGCTCTGGGAACATGTCAGCGCCATGGCAAGGATCGGCGCCACGGCCAAAGGCGGAGTCAACCGCCAGGCGCTCACCTCTGAAGACACCCAGGGCAAGAAGTTGTTGCTCCAGTGGGCATCCAGGCGAGGCTATCAGACCTCGATTGACCCGATCGGCAATCTGTTTATCCGCCGCCCCGGACGGGATCCGGGTCTCAGCCCGGTATGGACGGGTTCACATCTTGACTCCCAACCGACCGGAGGGAGGTTCGACGGTGTCTACGGGGTGCTTGCAGGTTTCGAGGTACTCGAAACGCTTGACGATCACGGCATGGAGACTGAACGTCCGATCGAGCTCGTTGTGTGGATGAACGAGGAGGGCTCAAGGTTCCCACCTCCTACGATGGGCTCCGCCGTTGCGGCCGGCGCGCTGCCGCTGGCCGATGCATTGGCGATCAAAGACATCAACGGAATCGATGTGGAAAGCGCATTGCAGGTCCAGGTCGCCGAGCTGTCGGTTCTGGAGAAGCGCCCGCTTGGCATGAGCGCCTTTGCCTATATCGAAGCCCACATCGAACAGGGCCCCGTCCTTGAGAACCAAGCATGCAATGTGGGCATTGTCACGGGCATTCAGGGACTTCATGCCTACGAGATCCAACTGCTGGGTGCCGAGGCCCACGCAGGCACGACGCCGCTGCGGCATCGCAAGGATGCGTTGGTGGCCGCCACCAAGCTCATCGGATGCATTCGCGCCGCGATAGACGACCCCGAGGATATCCTGCGCTTCACCGTCGGACGGATGGAGGTATATCCGGGATCGCCCAACACCGTGCCAGGCCGGGTGACATTCAATATCGATCTGCGGCATCCCGACCCAGATTCCCTCCTGCGTGCCGGCGAGACGATCCTCCAACTTTGCGTCGGCGAGATTGAAGGCTGTCCGGTGTCAGCGAAGGTTCTGTTGAAGTCCACGCCGACAACGTTCGACGAGCGCGTGGTGGCAACCGTGCGCAAGGCTGCTGGCGGTCGGGCCATGAAGTTCCAGAACATCGTTTCCGGCGCGACCCACGACGCCAAGTACACCGCACAACATATTCCCACCGGGATGATCTTCGTGCCTTGCGAAAATGGCATCAGCCACAACGAGGCCGAGAACGCGCGCGAAGTCGATGTCGCGGCCGGGGCGCAGGTCCTCTGCGACGCCATGCTTGCGATCATGTCCGAACCACTATAA
- a CDS encoding RidA family protein has product MQSHDIHQRLKALDIELSPAGAPAAAYVMSAQSGSVVYLSGHIAKRNGSVWVGKLGATMSTDEGRAAARAVAIDLLSTLQAHTGDLNRVKRIVKVMSLVNSTPDFTEQHLVTNGASELFVDVFGDAGKHARSAFGVAQIPLGACVEIEVCVELD; this is encoded by the coding sequence ATGCAATCACACGATATCCACCAGAGACTGAAAGCACTCGACATCGAGCTGTCCCCCGCAGGCGCGCCGGCTGCCGCGTACGTCATGAGCGCGCAGAGCGGCAGTGTTGTCTACCTGTCTGGCCATATTGCGAAGAGGAACGGCAGCGTGTGGGTTGGCAAGCTCGGTGCCACGATGTCGACGGACGAGGGACGCGCCGCAGCCCGCGCGGTCGCGATCGATCTGCTGTCGACGCTGCAGGCCCACACCGGCGATCTGAATCGCGTCAAGCGCATCGTCAAGGTTATGAGCCTGGTCAATTCAACGCCCGACTTCACCGAGCAGCATCTGGTCACCAACGGCGCGTCGGAGCTGTTCGTCGACGTGTTTGGTGATGCCGGCAAGCATGCGCGGTCGGCGTTCGGTGTCGCACAGATTCCGCTGGGAGCATGCGTGGAGATCGAAGTCTGCGTCGAACTGGACTGA
- a CDS encoding acetamidase/formamidase family protein, producing the protein MTSHSIQPIDDAHAADWIRVQRYTHGVIGPSQPMLGPLADGGTLVAGTPPGCWGPMITPAFEGGHEVTQPVAIAGAEVGDAVALRIRRMTVTSSATSSGVMQFVEGRYHGDPFVAKFCGQCGTEHPASHVEGIGDDAIRCSHCGAEVSAFRFSHGYVIVLDQENQISLTVNQAVADRLAGKASEMSALPELAAQHSILSLARADMPGVASRMRPFLGNIGTMPAWDLPDSHNCADFGQYLVGAPHRFALTSDELQLAKTDGHMDTNSVREGCILISPVKVPGAGVYLGDMHAQQGNGEIAGHATDVSGETELTVEVIKGLTIDGPILLQNVEDLPPLARPLSAAERKKARELGARWGQLEIEESGPVTFLGSGVDLNAATKNGLQRAADVTGLPYDEVLNRATITGSIDISRLPGTVRVTFLCPLAVLDRMGIGKLVREKYQLV; encoded by the coding sequence ATGACATCCCATTCAATTCAACCCATCGACGACGCCCATGCCGCGGACTGGATCCGCGTCCAGCGCTATACGCACGGAGTGATCGGCCCGAGCCAGCCGATGCTGGGACCGCTGGCCGATGGCGGTACGCTGGTCGCCGGCACGCCGCCGGGCTGCTGGGGCCCGATGATCACGCCGGCCTTCGAGGGCGGGCATGAAGTCACGCAGCCGGTGGCAATTGCCGGCGCCGAGGTCGGCGACGCGGTGGCGCTGAGGATCCGCCGGATGACGGTCACCTCGTCGGCCACGTCGTCTGGGGTCATGCAGTTCGTCGAAGGGCGCTATCACGGCGACCCCTTCGTGGCCAAGTTCTGCGGTCAGTGCGGCACCGAGCATCCCGCCAGCCACGTAGAGGGCATCGGCGACGATGCCATACGCTGCAGCCACTGCGGTGCCGAGGTCAGCGCTTTCCGCTTCAGCCACGGCTACGTGATCGTGCTGGATCAGGAAAACCAGATCAGCCTGACGGTCAATCAGGCGGTGGCGGACCGGCTTGCGGGCAAGGCATCGGAAATGTCCGCACTGCCCGAACTGGCTGCGCAGCATTCGATCCTGTCGCTGGCGCGTGCCGACATGCCTGGTGTGGCGTCGCGCATGCGGCCGTTCCTGGGCAATATCGGCACGATGCCGGCGTGGGACCTGCCTGATTCGCACAACTGCGCGGACTTCGGGCAGTACCTGGTCGGCGCGCCGCACCGCTTTGCACTGACCAGCGACGAACTCCAGCTGGCCAAGACCGATGGCCACATGGATACCAACTCGGTCCGCGAGGGCTGCATCCTGATTAGCCCGGTCAAGGTGCCGGGCGCCGGCGTGTATCTGGGCGACATGCATGCCCAGCAGGGCAATGGCGAGATCGCCGGCCATGCGACCGATGTATCCGGCGAGACGGAGCTGACTGTCGAGGTCATCAAGGGCCTGACGATCGACGGACCGATCCTGCTGCAGAATGTGGAAGACCTGCCGCCGCTGGCCCGGCCGCTGTCCGCCGCCGAGCGGAAGAAGGCTCGGGAGCTTGGCGCGCGATGGGGCCAGCTTGAAATCGAGGAATCCGGACCCGTGACATTCCTCGGCAGCGGCGTCGATCTCAACGCAGCAACGAAGAACGGGCTGCAGCGTGCGGCTGACGTGACCGGGCTGCCGTACGACGAGGTGCTCAATCGCGCGACGATCACCGGTTCCATCGACATCAGCAGGTTGCCCGGCACCGTCCGCGTCACCTTCCTGTGCCCATTGGCCGTGCTCGACCGCATGGGGATCGGCAAGCTGGTGCGGGAGAAGTACCAGCTGGTCTGA
- a CDS encoding hydroxyquinol 1,2-dioxygenase — MRTNLVNRLVFAVTLAASAVGAQAAGLSYAGGSAPYTAGAHSVQEARNPYIDGARTAQESRNPYTDGARTLQEPRDRYTDGARTLAGTDRSGVSVSPARTVDAYLDGSYA; from the coding sequence ATGCGTACCAACCTCGTCAATCGTCTGGTCTTCGCCGTCACCCTGGCGGCCTCCGCAGTTGGCGCTCAGGCGGCTGGGCTGTCCTATGCCGGAGGAAGTGCGCCGTACACCGCCGGCGCCCACTCAGTGCAGGAGGCGCGCAACCCGTACATCGATGGCGCCCGCACGGCGCAGGAATCCCGCAACCCGTACACAGACGGTGCCCGCACGCTGCAAGAGCCGCGCGACCGCTACACCGACGGCGCCCGCACCCTGGCCGGCACGGACCGCAGCGGTGTCTCTGTGTCGCCGGCGCGCACGGTCGATGCGTATCTGGACGGCTCCTACGCCTGA